The Hymenobacter sp. DG25A nucleotide sequence ACTGGAACAAGCGCAAACCGCTGCCCGGCCTGGTTTCCTTTCTGGAAAAAGCTCGGGCTGCCGGCTTCAAAATAGGCCTGGGCACCGGCTCCGCTACAGAAACCATCCACTATATCATCGACCACCTCGACCTGCGCCGCTTTTTTGATGTTATTATCGGGAAAGATGATGTGGAGAACGGCAAACCCCACGCCGATACCTACACCGTAACGGCCCGCAAGCTAGGCATCCCGCCGGAGCGCTGCATTGTGTTTGAAGACGCTATTCTGGGCGAGCAGGCCGCTTACAAGGCCGGTATGCGGTGCATTGGGGTAGCCACCACCCTGAAGCCAACTGAATTTCAAGCCCCGCTCGCGGTTATCAAGGACTTCACTGAAATCACCCCTGCCCAGGTTCTCCAGCTCCTGACCAAGCAACCCGACTCGCCCAAACCCGATGCGCAGCTAGCCAAACGGCAGTACATGAAGCTGTAGCGCGAAGCTCCGGCTTCGCGCACGAGCGCAGCGAGTTCCTGCACGTAGTGCATACGCCTGCTACTCGCTCTGCTCGTCCGCGAAGCCGGAGCTTCGCGCTACAAGAAAAAGGCCCGTTTCCAGCTGGAAACGGGCCTTTTCAATTCGTAAAATGCAGGAACCTTACCGGCTGGCAGCCAAGGCTTCGGCACCACCTACGATTTCTAGAATCTCGGTAGTGATGGCCGCCTGACGCGTGCGGTTGTAAGTCAGCTTGAGCTGTTTCAGCAGTTCACCGGCGTTGTCGGTGGCTTTGTCCATGGCCGTCATACGGGCGCCGTGCTCCGAGGCGTTGCTTTCCAGTACGGCTTTGTACAGCTGTACTTTCAACGACTGAGGAATCAGCGTCTGAATGATTTCTTCTTTCGAAGGCTCAAAGATGTAATCTACGTTCATCGTTTCCGTAGTGCCCTGGGGCAGTTCGGCGGGCACCAGCGGCAACAGCTGCTGGGTGCGTACAATTTGCGTAGCTACGTTTTTGAACTCGTTGTAGACCATTACTACTTCATCGAACTGGCCCGTGCGGAAACCTTCCATGGCCTGCTCAGCCGCCACGCGCACCGTGTCGAACGACAGCTTGGTGAACACGTGGTTGTAGTCGCCCAGCAGAGGACCACGCTTCCCGAAGTAGTCGTGGGCTTTCTTGCCGATGGCCAGAACGGTGATGTTGCCAGCTGCTGCCTGCGCGGCATAACGCTCCTGCACCAGGGCATTCACGCCTTTAAAGACATTGCTGTTGAAAGCACCTGCCAGGCCGCGGTCAGAGGTAACCGCAATAACCAGCACGCGGCGCACCTCGCGTTGCACTGCATACTCGCTTACAATTTCGCCACCGGCCAGCCCCGTGAGGTTGCTCAGGATGCTGTTCAGCCGCTGGGCGTAAGGACGCATGCGCAGGATGTTATCCTGGGCGCGACGTAGCTTAGCCGCCGCCACCATTTTCATGGCTTTGGTGATTTGCTGCGTGCTGCTCACTGACTGAATTCGGTTACGGACTTCTTTTAAGCTAGCCATAGATGATGGTTTGCCAGTTATCAGGTGTCAGTTGCCGGTGGGCCTTGGCTCGCGGAACGAACCGGCTGCCGGCAACTGACTTCTGAGTACTGATTACTTATTGGCGTATACCGCCGACAGGTCTTTGGCAACCTGACGGATAGCACCGGTGATGGAATCGTCCAGCTTACCAGCCTTCAGCCCTTGCAGAGCCTCTGGGTGGCGCGAGGTCATCACCTGTACAAACTCCTTCTCAAACTCGCGCACCTTGTTTACTGGTACTAAGTCGAGCAGGCCGTTGGTAGCGGCATAGATAACGGCCACCTGATCTTCTACCCGCTGGGGCGAGAACTGGGGCTGCTTCAGAATTTCGAGGTTACGACGGCCACGCTCAATGGTGAGTTTGGTCGAGGCATCGAGGTCGGAGCCGAACTTGGCAAAGGCTTCCAGCTCGCGGAACTGCGCCTGGTCGAGCTTCAGCGTACCAGCCACCTTCTTCATCGACTTAATCTGCGCGTTACCACCTACGCGGGATACCGAGATACCTACGTTGATAGCGGGGCGGATACCAGCGTTGAACAGGTTGGTTTCGAGGAAGATCTGACCGTCCGTAATCGAAATTACGTTCGTGGGGATATACGCCGAAACGTCACCAGCCTGGGTCTCAATGATGGGCAGAGCCGTCAGCGAACCACCACCTTTTACAAGGTGCTTGATGCTGTCGGGCAGGTCGTTCATGCCACGGGCAATTTCGTCCGAAGCGTTGATCTTCGCAGCGCGCTCCAACAGGCGGCTGTGCAGATAGAAAACGTCGCCGGGATAAGCTTCACGTCCGGGAGGACGACGCAGCAGCAACGACACCTCACGGTAAGCAACTGCCTGCTTCGACAAGTCATCGTACACCACCAGCGCCGGACGACCCGTGTCGCGGAAGTACTCGCCAATGGCGGCACCCGTGAAGGGCGCAAAGAACTGCATAGGAGCCGGATCAGCCGCCGAGGCCGAAACTACCACGGTGTAATCCATG carries:
- a CDS encoding HAD family hydrolase translates to MPDSATYALIFDMDGVLIDNTTTQARAFQLLFRDLGLTTNARRLLRRLNGMPASKILETVFNTPVPKKQLEEYASQREFLYRTLYWNKRKPLPGLVSFLEKARAAGFKIGLGTGSATETIHYIIDHLDLRRFFDVIIGKDDVENGKPHADTYTVTARKLGIPPERCIVFEDAILGEQAAYKAGMRCIGVATTLKPTEFQAPLAVIKDFTEITPAQVLQLLTKQPDSPKPDAQLAKRQYMKL
- the atpG gene encoding ATP synthase F1 subunit gamma, yielding MASLKEVRNRIQSVSSTQQITKAMKMVAAAKLRRAQDNILRMRPYAQRLNSILSNLTGLAGGEIVSEYAVQREVRRVLVIAVTSDRGLAGAFNSNVFKGVNALVQERYAAQAAAGNITVLAIGKKAHDYFGKRGPLLGDYNHVFTKLSFDTVRVAAEQAMEGFRTGQFDEVVMVYNEFKNVATQIVRTQQLLPLVPAELPQGTTETMNVDYIFEPSKEEIIQTLIPQSLKVQLYKAVLESNASEHGARMTAMDKATDNAGELLKQLKLTYNRTRQAAITTEILEIVGGAEALAASR
- the atpA gene encoding F0F1 ATP synthase subunit alpha — encoded protein: MAEVRPDEVSAILREQLSNFKTEAELEEVGTVLQVGDGVARIYGLGKAQSGELLEFENGLQALVLNLEEDNVGAVMLGDYSGIREGATVRRTNKIASIQVGEGIVGRVVNTLGLPIDGRGPIQGQTYDMPLERKAPGVIFRQPVNEPMQTGIKAIDAMIPIGRGQRELIIGDRQTGKSTVALDTILNQREFYDRGEPVFCIYVAVGQKASTVAQIVNSLQRGGAMDYTVVVSASAADPAPMQFFAPFTGAAIGEYFRDTGRPALVVYDDLSKQAVAYREVSLLLRRPPGREAYPGDVFYLHSRLLERAAKINASDEIARGMNDLPDSIKHLVKGGGSLTALPIIETQAGDVSAYIPTNVISITDGQIFLETNLFNAGIRPAINVGISVSRVGGNAQIKSMKKVAGTLKLDQAQFRELEAFAKFGSDLDASTKLTIERGRRNLEILKQPQFSPQRVEDQVAVIYAATNGLLDLVPVNKVREFEKEFVQVMTSRHPEALQGLKAGKLDDSITGAIRQVAKDLSAVYANK